Proteins from a genomic interval of Schaalia odontolytica:
- the pyrE gene encoding orotate phosphoribosyltransferase, with the protein MTNDSQKARLAALVQELSVIHEKVTLASGRESDFYVDMRRSTLHHEAAPLIGHVMLDLLEESGFAVGEEYVGVGGLTMGADPVATAMLHAAASRGLDLDAFVVRKAAKDHGMKRRIEGPDVEGKNVVVLEDTSTTGGSPLEAAFALREAGANVVAVAVIVDRATGAKERIEAEGLPYLSALGLSDIGLA; encoded by the coding sequence ATGACCAACGATTCTCAGAAGGCTCGTCTGGCGGCCCTGGTCCAGGAGCTGTCCGTCATTCACGAGAAGGTGACCCTTGCCTCGGGCCGGGAGTCCGACTTCTACGTGGATATGCGTCGTTCGACGCTGCACCACGAGGCGGCTCCCCTCATCGGCCACGTCATGCTGGACCTCCTGGAGGAGTCCGGCTTCGCGGTTGGCGAGGAGTACGTGGGAGTCGGCGGCCTGACGATGGGCGCGGATCCGGTCGCCACCGCGATGTTGCACGCCGCCGCCTCGCGCGGCCTGGACCTGGATGCCTTCGTCGTGCGCAAGGCAGCGAAGGATCACGGGATGAAGCGCCGCATCGAGGGGCCGGACGTGGAGGGCAAGAACGTCGTCGTCCTTGAGGACACCTCAACGACGGGCGGCTCCCCGCTTGAGGCGGCTTTCGCGCTACGTGAGGCGGGTGCCAACGTCGTCGCGGTGGCCGTCATCGTCGACCGCGCAACCGGGGCGAAGGAGCGGATCGAGGCCGAGGGCTTGCCGTACCTGTCCGCTCTGGGGCTGAGCGACATCGGCCTGGCCTAG
- a CDS encoding TrmH family RNA methyltransferase, giving the protein MPPFYGPARVGSVNEFENACDIAPDGAQARRAPEAQGRAAVGVGPWPGGPHAWPVDHRYDPELLEHGDRRNVEDRYRYWTMEAIRADVAARCLPFEVAVENLDHDFNIGSIVRTANALGARRVHVVGRRRWNRRGAMVTDRYLPVDHPRDAAELALHCARHGLAIVGVDNVRDSIALEETILPAKACLVFGSEALGLSEEMLAACDVVVAVTQRGSTRSMNVGHAAAIVMWAHATRLTAAGE; this is encoded by the coding sequence ATGCCCCCATTCTACGGTCCCGCTAGGGTGGGATCCGTGAACGAGTTCGAAAACGCGTGTGACATCGCGCCGGATGGCGCCCAAGCCCGGCGGGCGCCCGAGGCCCAGGGACGCGCCGCGGTCGGGGTCGGCCCCTGGCCCGGAGGCCCTCACGCCTGGCCAGTCGACCACCGCTACGACCCGGAGCTGCTGGAACACGGGGACCGACGCAACGTCGAGGATAGGTACAGGTACTGGACGATGGAGGCGATCCGCGCGGACGTCGCCGCCCGCTGCCTCCCCTTCGAGGTCGCCGTCGAGAACCTCGACCACGACTTCAACATCGGGTCGATCGTGCGCACGGCGAACGCGCTTGGCGCGCGCCGCGTGCACGTTGTCGGACGCAGGCGGTGGAACCGCCGCGGCGCCATGGTGACCGACCGCTACCTTCCGGTCGATCACCCCCGCGACGCAGCCGAACTCGCCCTCCACTGCGCGCGGCACGGGCTGGCCATCGTGGGCGTGGATAACGTCCGGGACTCGATCGCGCTGGAGGAGACGATCCTGCCCGCCAAGGCATGCCTCGTGTTCGGCTCCGAGGCACTCGGGCTGAGCGAGGAGATGCTGGCAGCCTGCGACGTCGTCGTTGCCGTCACGCAGCGCGGATCGACGCGTTCGATGAACGTCGGGCACGCCGCAGCAATCGTCATGTGGGCCCACGCCACGCGCCTCACCGCCGCAGGCGAGTAA
- a CDS encoding exodeoxyribonuclease III, which yields MRFATWNVNSIRTRIDRVIAFLERSDTDVLAMQEIKCRPDQFPTAPFEEAGYQVAVHGLNQWNGVAVASRLAITDVRDHFPHQPSFGEPATVEARALGVTVDVTGVLEAREGSPSSLTIWSLYVPNGRELDNPHYAYKLDWLATLAEQGRTWLSDSQALIALVGDWNVAPHDEDVWDMSVFEGSTHVSPAERDAFAAFERDGWVEVTRDRVTNYTYWDYQKLRFPKNQGMRIDFAYCSAPLAARVTGAHIDRDERKGKGASDHVPVIVDVA from the coding sequence ATGAGATTCGCGACCTGGAACGTCAACTCCATCCGCACACGCATCGATCGCGTCATCGCCTTCCTCGAGCGCTCAGACACGGACGTCCTCGCCATGCAGGAGATCAAATGCAGGCCCGACCAGTTCCCCACCGCCCCCTTTGAGGAGGCCGGCTACCAGGTGGCCGTCCACGGCCTCAACCAGTGGAACGGGGTCGCCGTCGCCTCCCGCCTCGCCATCACGGACGTCCGCGATCACTTTCCTCACCAGCCCAGCTTCGGAGAGCCCGCCACGGTAGAGGCGCGCGCGCTGGGCGTCACCGTCGACGTGACCGGGGTGCTTGAGGCCCGCGAGGGCTCGCCTTCCTCGCTCACGATCTGGAGCCTCTACGTACCCAACGGCCGTGAGCTTGACAACCCTCACTACGCGTATAAGCTCGACTGGCTCGCGACGCTCGCCGAGCAGGGGCGCACGTGGCTCAGCGACTCGCAGGCCCTGATCGCACTCGTCGGAGACTGGAACGTGGCTCCCCACGACGAGGATGTGTGGGACATGTCGGTCTTCGAGGGATCCACACACGTCTCACCCGCCGAGCGCGACGCCTTCGCGGCCTTTGAACGCGACGGTTGGGTCGAGGTCACCCGAGACCGCGTCACCAACTACACCTACTGGGACTATCAGAAGTTGCGCTTCCCGAAGAATCAGGGAATGCGCATCGACTTCGCCTACTGCTCGGCGCCGCTGGCGGCGCGCGTGACAGGCGCTCACATTGACCGCGACGAGCGCAAAGGAAAGGGGGCCTCGGACCACGTGCCGGTCATCGTCGACGTCGCCTAG
- a CDS encoding HAD-IIA family hydrolase: MSALTTAPKALIDLPPVTAWLSDMDGVLVKENRALPGANEFLAALRDNGMPFLVLTNNSVFTNRDLSARLANSGLEIPEENIWTSANATAAFLQQQSPGSTAYVIGEAGLTTAIHTAGYVMTETDPEYVVLGEVRSYDFRALTQAIRFIEGGAKFIATNPDVSGPSDEGTLPACGAIAAMITAATGQKPYFVGKPNPVMIRAGLNKIGAHSESAAMVGDRMDTDVRAGVEAGLRTHLVLSGSTTREDVRNYPFRPFGIHEGIGQLIELVEATH, encoded by the coding sequence ATGAGCGCACTGACAACTGCCCCGAAAGCGTTGATCGATCTCCCTCCCGTGACCGCCTGGCTCTCCGATATGGACGGCGTGTTGGTCAAGGAGAATCGCGCGCTGCCCGGCGCGAATGAGTTCCTGGCGGCGCTGCGCGACAACGGCATGCCCTTTCTGGTTCTCACCAACAACTCCGTTTTTACCAACCGCGACCTTTCGGCGCGCCTGGCCAACTCCGGCTTGGAGATTCCCGAGGAGAACATCTGGACGTCGGCCAACGCCACGGCAGCTTTCCTGCAGCAGCAGTCTCCCGGTTCCACCGCCTACGTGATTGGCGAGGCCGGCCTGACCACGGCAATTCACACGGCCGGATACGTGATGACCGAGACCGATCCGGAGTACGTGGTGCTCGGCGAGGTCCGTTCCTACGACTTCCGTGCCCTGACGCAGGCAATCCGCTTCATCGAGGGCGGGGCGAAGTTCATCGCAACGAATCCGGACGTGTCTGGCCCCTCCGACGAGGGAACCCTGCCGGCCTGCGGCGCCATCGCGGCGATGATTACGGCCGCGACCGGCCAGAAACCCTACTTTGTCGGCAAGCCGAACCCCGTCATGATCCGCGCGGGCCTGAACAAGATCGGCGCCCACTCTGAGAGCGCCGCCATGGTCGGCGACCGCATGGACACGGACGTGCGCGCCGGCGTGGAGGCGGGACTGCGCACCCACCTGGTCCTGTCGGGCTCGACGACGCGCGAGGACGTTCGCAACTATCCGTTCCGTCCCTTCGGTATCCACGAGGGCATCGGCCAGCTCATTGAGCTGGTTGAGGCGACCCACTGA
- the fbaA gene encoding class II fructose-bisphosphate aldolase, translated as MPIATPEVYAEMLNRARDGKFAYPAINVTSSQTITAALQGFAEAESDGIIQISVGGSEYGSGSTIKNRVTGSLALAAYAYEVAKNYGITVALHTDHCAKQNIDSWVRPLLEIEAGQVAEGKLPTFQSHMWDGSAIPLDENLEIAKELLAMSVKANTILEIEVGAVGGEEDGVVGEINEKLYTSTADGIKTVEALGLGEKGRYITALTFGNVHGAYKPGHVKLRPELLGTIQKEVAEHFGLDHRPFDLVMHGGSGSTADEIATAVANGVIKMNVDTDTQYAFTRPVVDHMMRNYDGVLKIDGEVGVKKQYDPRTWGKSAEAGMAARVVEACERLGATGTQMR; from the coding sequence GTGCCTATCGCAACTCCCGAGGTCTATGCAGAGATGCTCAATCGCGCCAGGGACGGCAAGTTCGCCTACCCCGCGATCAACGTGACCTCTTCCCAGACCATCACCGCCGCCCTCCAGGGCTTCGCCGAGGCCGAGTCCGACGGCATCATCCAGATCTCCGTGGGCGGCTCCGAGTACGGCTCCGGCTCCACCATCAAGAACCGCGTCACGGGCTCGCTGGCCCTCGCCGCCTACGCCTACGAGGTTGCCAAGAACTACGGCATCACCGTGGCTCTGCACACCGACCACTGCGCCAAGCAGAACATCGACTCCTGGGTCCGCCCCCTCCTCGAGATCGAGGCCGGTCAGGTCGCCGAAGGCAAGCTGCCCACCTTCCAGTCCCACATGTGGGATGGTTCCGCGATTCCGCTCGACGAAAACCTCGAGATCGCGAAGGAACTGCTCGCCATGTCCGTCAAGGCCAACACCATCCTCGAGATTGAGGTCGGCGCGGTCGGCGGCGAGGAAGACGGCGTCGTTGGCGAGATCAACGAGAAGCTCTACACCTCCACCGCGGACGGCATCAAGACGGTCGAGGCCCTGGGCCTGGGCGAGAAGGGCCGCTACATCACGGCCCTGACCTTCGGCAACGTGCACGGCGCCTACAAGCCCGGCCACGTGAAGCTGCGTCCCGAGCTGCTCGGCACCATCCAGAAGGAGGTCGCTGAGCACTTCGGCCTCGACCACCGTCCCTTCGACCTGGTCATGCACGGCGGCTCCGGTTCCACCGCCGATGAAATCGCCACCGCTGTCGCCAACGGCGTCATCAAGATGAACGTCGACACCGACACGCAGTACGCGTTCACCCGCCCGGTCGTCGACCACATGATGCGCAACTACGACGGCGTCCTCAAGATCGACGGCGAGGTCGGCGTGAAGAAGCAGTACGACCCGCGCACGTGGGGCAAGTCGGCCGAGGCCGGCATGGCCGCCCGCGTCGTCGAGGCCTGCGAGCGCCTGGGCGCCACCGGCACCCAGATGCGCTGA
- a CDS encoding SDR family NAD(P)-dependent oxidoreductase has product MGTALVTGATSGIGEEFCWQLAAAGHDLVLVARHEEALSALASALANVAGVRAETIAADLSTAEGCRRVASRLDVGGPADVEKADLAPVDLLVNNAGFGLGTDFLDNTLEAELAGVDVMVRAVMILAHHAGISMRSRGRGAILNVGSVASRTGAGTYSAHKAWVVAFTEGLAAELRGSGITATVVCPGPVNTPFFERAGVDMEATPAWLMASPEEVVTCALNAVRAGRIQVTPTLAYKAAMGAMKIAPRWVTARAMRAIPHM; this is encoded by the coding sequence ATGGGAACAGCACTCGTCACCGGAGCCACGTCCGGAATAGGTGAAGAATTCTGCTGGCAGCTCGCAGCCGCCGGACACGATCTCGTCCTCGTCGCGCGCCACGAAGAAGCGTTGAGCGCGCTCGCGTCAGCGCTCGCGAACGTCGCCGGGGTGCGAGCGGAGACCATCGCCGCCGACCTGTCCACCGCCGAGGGGTGCCGGAGGGTTGCCTCACGCCTTGACGTGGGAGGCCCCGCCGACGTCGAGAAGGCGGATCTTGCGCCCGTTGACCTTCTCGTCAACAACGCCGGGTTCGGATTGGGGACAGACTTCCTGGACAACACCCTGGAGGCCGAACTCGCGGGCGTGGACGTGATGGTTCGTGCCGTCATGATCCTCGCTCACCACGCAGGCATCTCGATGCGCTCGCGCGGGCGAGGCGCGATCCTGAACGTCGGCTCCGTCGCCTCGCGCACGGGAGCCGGAACCTACTCCGCTCACAAGGCGTGGGTGGTGGCCTTCACGGAAGGCCTGGCCGCTGAGCTGCGGGGGTCCGGCATCACCGCGACCGTCGTGTGCCCCGGCCCCGTCAACACCCCCTTCTTCGAGCGGGCAGGCGTCGACATGGAGGCAACTCCGGCGTGGCTCATGGCCTCTCCCGAGGAGGTCGTCACCTGTGCGCTCAACGCCGTGCGCGCGGGACGTATCCAGGTGACCCCCACGCTCGCCTACAAGGCCGCGATGGGGGCCATGAAGATTGCTCCCCGATGGGTGACCGCGCGCGCCATGAGAGCCATCCCGCACATGTGA
- a CDS encoding choice-of-anchor M domain-containing protein, with amino-acid sequence MSTAALALFLALAPSAAWAGPDQDKDWIVTGQHVDAPIPIWHDDTSSFSLNTINLPMEKTVLWLPKAWTGTGEKDEAKSQLVVPAGRPDLSFLGAEGSVLNAAPQNPGPGNTPIWAGLGAGEIGDTDKFEGDTYTLDLVSVDGPGRMEMFIDNGDSVNRFLSSHDTAYRSVYNPRHTHLYTTFTQPGRYVATYKMTARSADGKAIYSSPLTPLVWQVGGANPSEGTIKDITSAYNAARPERGDGQGAVPTLTLAPHAQREHPGDNHLTDITIDTGVATDAGRAWITVNGYFLTEVPVEAGRATVSELLGADAASVQAIYIPQDSSSARWISQAAQYSQRDKEPVSVGTGEQLLGPSNPDPAPVWNPDSLPLSSRRVDVSYDLKPGTTDQYTATVRAADPSLRATYKIEFLESKYDFSPWCSMEGTLGAGGMDTKAQDLGVCQGEPMHMRVTIRPHPLSDAVMTVAEASDVTVGEHVGLTATLHVRAGASVPEEPAPDPAPTPDPAPTPDPAPSPDNGGGTSPAPASPLLNDPVEIARGHLDVRLTQQNAAAGITYGLAVKDDSLTAARTSVLRTLSSTTLAVAPNARFVRPSSLSDPSYDVLGPVGSATYVLPETQNSDIVWPGLSTEGIDYAALPDGADLTLHLAEAPEGARAAFFQGGAFGSAAKVHFDSTKADGVVHTTEATHMHGNWVFSAPGTYRIEVGARSGERTLVAPQSFTVVVRAGHHADRPAPGGNDQPVPTPSPGPAPTPDPGPTPSPAPSPDPTPSPDPTPSPDPTPTPAPTPDPAPTPDPGPTPSPDPAPAPRPFPAPAPNGGPLAPRSNGGNGGNASAGGTQATGGANPTSSTTGAGVSPARTGVGSGAPTSTGSSSSSPVTAPKAAPSATPRANGSTSGAQSGALSTDGAQSGAAQAPVDGTQDAANAVPIAAGNEAGRSRGWSPYWLVLLVVPAALAGGGAGYLIRTR; translated from the coding sequence GTGAGCACCGCAGCGCTCGCCCTGTTCCTGGCACTGGCTCCCAGTGCGGCGTGGGCCGGACCCGACCAGGACAAGGACTGGATCGTCACCGGACAGCACGTCGACGCGCCCATCCCCATCTGGCACGACGACACCTCGAGCTTCTCGCTCAACACCATCAACCTCCCGATGGAGAAGACAGTCCTGTGGCTACCCAAGGCATGGACCGGAACGGGGGAGAAGGACGAGGCGAAGTCGCAGCTCGTCGTCCCCGCCGGTCGCCCGGACCTGTCCTTCCTCGGAGCGGAGGGAAGCGTCCTCAACGCCGCGCCGCAGAATCCCGGACCTGGAAACACGCCCATCTGGGCGGGTCTGGGAGCTGGTGAGATCGGCGACACCGACAAGTTTGAAGGCGACACCTACACCCTTGACCTCGTGAGTGTTGATGGCCCGGGACGCATGGAGATGTTCATCGACAACGGCGACAGCGTCAATCGTTTCCTCTCGAGCCACGATACCGCCTATCGCAGCGTGTACAACCCGCGCCATACGCATCTCTACACCACGTTTACGCAGCCGGGCCGCTACGTTGCGACCTACAAGATGACGGCGCGCAGCGCCGACGGCAAGGCGATCTACTCCTCGCCCCTCACCCCGCTCGTCTGGCAGGTTGGAGGCGCCAACCCCTCCGAGGGCACCATCAAGGACATCACGAGCGCATACAACGCCGCACGCCCCGAGCGTGGGGACGGCCAGGGAGCCGTTCCCACGCTGACGCTCGCCCCTCACGCGCAGCGAGAGCATCCGGGCGACAACCATCTCACCGACATCACCATCGACACGGGCGTGGCCACCGACGCCGGTCGCGCGTGGATCACCGTCAACGGCTACTTCCTCACAGAGGTGCCGGTCGAGGCGGGCCGTGCCACTGTCTCCGAACTGCTCGGGGCCGATGCCGCCTCGGTCCAGGCGATCTACATTCCCCAGGATTCCTCCTCGGCCCGATGGATCTCCCAGGCCGCCCAGTACTCTCAAAGGGATAAGGAACCGGTCTCGGTGGGAACGGGCGAGCAACTCCTCGGCCCCTCCAACCCCGATCCCGCTCCCGTGTGGAATCCCGACAGCCTGCCGCTGTCGTCGCGCCGCGTTGATGTCTCCTACGATCTCAAACCGGGCACGACCGACCAATACACCGCGACCGTGCGAGCTGCCGACCCGAGCCTGCGCGCGACCTATAAGATCGAGTTCCTCGAGTCCAAGTATGACTTCAGCCCCTGGTGCTCCATGGAGGGGACGCTGGGTGCGGGAGGCATGGACACGAAGGCTCAGGACCTGGGGGTGTGCCAGGGCGAGCCCATGCACATGCGCGTCACGATCCGTCCCCACCCGCTGTCAGACGCCGTCATGACAGTTGCCGAGGCCAGCGACGTCACGGTCGGCGAGCACGTGGGTCTGACCGCCACGCTTCACGTGCGTGCCGGCGCTTCTGTCCCGGAGGAACCAGCCCCAGACCCGGCGCCCACACCCGACCCGGCGCCCACACCCGACCCGGCGCCCAGTCCCGATAATGGTGGAGGAACCAGCCCGGCGCCTGCCTCGCCCCTCCTCAATGATCCGGTCGAGATCGCGCGAGGCCACCTGGATGTGCGCCTGACCCAGCAGAACGCCGCCGCCGGCATTACCTACGGGCTGGCGGTCAAGGACGACTCGCTGACCGCCGCACGCACCTCGGTGCTGCGCACCCTGTCTTCGACGACCCTGGCCGTGGCACCCAACGCGCGCTTCGTGCGGCCCTCGTCACTGTCGGATCCCAGTTACGACGTTCTCGGTCCGGTTGGTAGCGCGACCTACGTGCTCCCCGAAACCCAGAACAGCGACATCGTCTGGCCGGGCCTGTCCACGGAGGGGATCGACTACGCGGCCCTCCCCGACGGCGCTGACCTCACCCTGCATCTGGCCGAGGCCCCCGAGGGGGCGCGTGCCGCTTTCTTCCAGGGAGGGGCCTTCGGGAGCGCGGCCAAGGTGCACTTTGACTCGACCAAGGCAGACGGCGTCGTTCACACGACCGAGGCCACCCACATGCACGGCAACTGGGTGTTCAGCGCGCCGGGGACCTACCGCATCGAGGTCGGGGCACGCAGCGGGGAGCGTACGCTCGTCGCCCCCCAGTCGTTCACGGTTGTCGTGCGTGCCGGTCACCACGCAGACCGCCCGGCGCCCGGCGGGAATGACCAACCCGTGCCGACGCCCTCTCCCGGCCCCGCTCCGACCCCGGACCCTGGCCCCACGCCGAGCCCGGCCCCCTCTCCGGACCCCACGCCGAGCCCGGACCCCACGCCGAGCCCGGACCCCACGCCCACTCCCGCACCGACCCCGGACCCCGCTCCGACCCCGGACCCTGGCCCCACGCCGAGTCCGGACCCCGCGCCCGCGCCGAGGCCTTTCCCGGCCCCCGCCCCCAATGGCGGCCCCCTCGCGCCTCGGAGCAACGGAGGCAACGGAGGCAACGCAAGTGCGGGAGGAACACAGGCGACGGGTGGCGCGAACCCCACGTCGAGCACGACCGGTGCGGGAGTGAGTCCCGCGCGTACCGGCGTTGGCTCGGGCGCGCCGACCTCAACGGGGTCCTCTAGCTCCAGCCCGGTCACCGCCCCCAAGGCGGCTCCTTCCGCAACGCCCCGGGCCAACGGCTCCACATCCGGCGCCCAGAGCGGCGCGTTGAGCACAGACGGCGCCCAGAGCGGCGCGGCACAGGCACCCGTCGATGGCACTCAGGACGCGGCCAACGCCGTCCCCATCGCTGCGGGAAACGAGGCGGGCCGCTCGCGGGGCTGGAGCCCCTACTGGCTCGTCCTCCTCGTCGTCCCGGCCGCGCTCGCGGGTGGCGGTGCTGGATACCTCATCCGCACCCGTTGA
- a CDS encoding serine hydrolase domain-containing protein, translating to MIGPLPSFDVALVLRVGGDVLYSHGDLDRVFPLASVTKPIVAWSVLVAVDRGLTTLDAPAGPPGSTVRHLLSHASGLPFEGRRPAAAPGKRRIYSNEGFDVLGKLLEDVTGMEIDRWVKQVIFDPLGMASAQIPGSPAHAGVASAADLSLFGAELARPTLVSEPLAALAAMSQFPALAGVVPGYGRFTPCPWGLGVEIRGEKAPHWSAPDASARTIGHFGQAGSFVWADRDLTASACFVGEEPFGQWHRENWSSLNASLLETVRSCSSVGVAGGEG from the coding sequence GTGATCGGTCCTCTCCCGTCATTTGACGTCGCCCTCGTCCTGCGTGTCGGGGGCGACGTCCTCTATTCGCACGGCGACCTCGATCGGGTCTTCCCGCTGGCGTCCGTGACCAAGCCCATCGTCGCGTGGTCGGTGCTCGTAGCCGTTGACCGGGGGCTGACCACCTTGGATGCTCCCGCCGGCCCGCCCGGATCGACGGTGCGCCACCTGCTCTCACACGCCTCGGGCCTGCCCTTCGAAGGGCGCCGGCCCGCGGCCGCCCCGGGTAAGCGGCGGATCTACTCCAACGAGGGTTTCGACGTGCTCGGAAAACTCCTGGAGGACGTGACCGGAATGGAGATCGACCGCTGGGTGAAGCAGGTCATCTTCGATCCCCTGGGCATGGCATCGGCGCAGATTCCGGGCAGCCCGGCGCACGCAGGCGTCGCCAGCGCCGCCGACCTGAGCCTCTTTGGTGCCGAGCTGGCACGACCAACCCTCGTGAGCGAGCCCCTCGCAGCGCTCGCTGCCATGTCTCAGTTCCCGGCTCTTGCGGGAGTCGTGCCGGGGTATGGAAGGTTCACTCCGTGCCCGTGGGGGCTCGGAGTGGAGATTCGGGGCGAGAAGGCTCCGCACTGGAGCGCGCCGGATGCCAGCGCTCGCACTATCGGACACTTCGGACAGGCAGGGTCCTTCGTCTGGGCCGACCGCGACCTGACCGCGAGCGCCTGCTTCGTCGGCGAGGAGCCTTTCGGCCAGTGGCATCGCGAGAACTGGTCATCTCTCAACGCCTCGCTCCTCGAGACGGTTCGAAGCTGCTCCTCGGTGGGCGTTGCCGGGGGAGAAGGGTGA